The genomic region CCCGCAACTGGGCATCCACATCAACCTCGGCGTGGACGGCCTTAGCCTGTTGATGCTGTTGCTCAGCGCGTTCATGGGCGTCGCGGCCATCGTGGCGTCGTGGACCGAAATCCGGGAGCGCGTCGGCTTCTTCCACTTCAACCTGATGTGGGTGTTGGCCGGCATCATGGGCGTGTTCATGGCGCTCGACCTGTTCCTGTTCTTTTTCTTCTGGGAAATGATGCTCATTCCCATGTACTTCCTGATTGCCCTGTGGGGACACGAAAACCGCGTCTACGCGGCGGTCAAGTTCTTCATCTTCACGCAACTCAGCGGCCTGATCATGCTCGTGGCCATCGTCTCCCTGTATTTCCACCATGGTCGCGCAACCGGCCAGTACACCTTCGACTACACAGTGTTGATGAGGCTTGGTCTGCCGCCGCGGACCGCGCTATGGATGTTCCTTGGGTTCTTCGCGGCGTTTGCCGTGAAACTGCCCGCCGTGCCCGTCCATAACTGGCTACCGGACGCGCATACCGAGGCGCCGACCGCCGGCAGCGTGATCCTCGCCGGCCTGCTCCTCAAGACCGGCGCCTACGGCTTGATCCGCTTCGCCATGCCCCTGTTCCCGGATGGCGCGGCGCTGGTTACGCCCGTCGTCATGGGCCTTGCCGTCGCCGGCATCCTGTACGGTGCGGTGATGGCCTTTGCCCAGCGGGATCTGAAACGGCTCGTTGCCTATTCGAGCGTCAGCCACATGGGCTTCGTGCTGCTCGGCATTTTCGCGTGGAACACGATCGCGTTGCAGGGCGCCGTCATGCAGATGATCTGCCACGGTCTCGGCACGGGCGCGCTGTTCATGCTCGTGGGCGGGCTGTACGAGCGCGTCCACACGCGCGACATCCGCCTCATGGGCGGCCTGTGGTCCACCGCGCCGCGCATGGGCGGCGTGGCGATGTTCTTCGCGCTGGCGTCGCTCGGTCTGCCCGGTCTCGGCAATTTCGTCGCCGAATTTCTCGTCCTCATGGGATCCTACCGCGAATATCCGTACATGACGGGCTTTGCGGCGGTCGGGCTTGTCCTCGGCAGCGTCTATTCGCTTTGGATCGTGTTGAAGGCCTTCCACGGTCCCAACGCGCTGCAACGTTCAATAGGCGATCTCGTGCCGCGCGAGGCCGCGATTTTCGCCGCGCTGATGGCCGCGCTGGTTTGGTTGGGCCTGTATCCGGCCCCCATATTGAAGACCGCCGAACCAGCCATCCAACACATGCAAATCGTCGGACAACAAGCCCAAATCCATTCGTCCATTCCCCGTTCCGGAGGCGGCGTGCGATGATAACCGTTGCGCAAATACCCACTCTGACGCCGTTGCTGATCGTGACCGCGGGAGCGGTGGGACTTCTGCTCATGTGCGCGACACGGCGCAGTCCGGGGCTGGCGGCGGCATGGACCATCGCGGCGCTGCTCATGGCGGCGATCTCCACCCGGTGGGTGGACGCGGCGGATCGCCAGGTGACGCCGTTGCTGATTATGGATAACTATTCGCTTTTCTACCTGGGTTTGATGTTCCTGGCCACCGCCGCGACCGCCGCGCTGTCGCACGTGTATTGGCGGAACCGGCCGGAGCCGGTCGAGGAATACCATGTGCTCCTTCTGTGCGCCGCGCTTGGAACGGGCGTGATTGTCGCAAGCACGCATTTCGTCTCCTTCTTCATCGGCCTCGAACTCCTGAGCGTGTCGCTGTACGCCATGATTGCCTATTCGCGCCGAAGTGAACCGGGCACGGAGGCCGCGCTGAAATACCTCGTCCTTGCCGCGGGTTCGGCCTCCTTCCTGTTGTTCGGCATGGCGCTCGTCTACGCCGAGACCGGCACGATGTACTTCATGCGTCTTGCCGTGGAGCGCCCCCCGGCCGGCGGGACGGATCATGCGGTGTTCATCATCGGCCTGTCGCTCATGGTGGCCGGCCTGGGCTTCAAACTGGCGCTGGTCCCCTTCCATCTGTGGACGCCCGACGTGTACGAGGGCGCGCCCGCCCCCGTGACGGCCTTCGTCGCTTCGGTGTCGAAGGGCGCCGTATTCGCGTTTCTGCTGCGTTACTTCGTCCTCATTGATGTTCATGCGTATCCGAACCTGGCGCTCGCGTTCGCCGTTATTGCCGTCGCGTCCATGTTCACGGGCAACCTGCTCGCGCTGCGCCAGAACAACGTCAAGCGGCTGCTGGCCTATTCGTCGATCGCCCATCTAGGCTATCTGCTGGTTGCGTTTCTGTCCAGCGGGCCGCTCGCAACCGTCGCGATCGCGTTCTATCTCGCCGCCTACTTCGTGACCAGCCTCGGCGCGTTCGGCGTCATCGCTGTGTTGTCGCGCGCGGGACGCGAACCTGAGCGCATTGACGATTACCGCGGCCTGTTCTGGCG from Candidatus Hydrogenedentota bacterium harbors:
- a CDS encoding NADH-quinone oxidoreductase subunit N, with amino-acid sequence MITVAQIPTLTPLLIVTAGAVGLLLMCATRRSPGLAAAWTIAALLMAAISTRWVDAADRQVTPLLIMDNYSLFYLGLMFLATAATAALSHVYWRNRPEPVEEYHVLLLCAALGTGVIVASTHFVSFFIGLELLSVSLYAMIAYSRRSEPGTEAALKYLVLAAGSASFLLFGMALVYAETGTMYFMRLAVERPPAGGTDHAVFIIGLSLMVAGLGFKLALVPFHLWTPDVYEGAPAPVTAFVASVSKGAVFAFLLRYFVLIDVHAYPNLALAFAVIAVASMFTGNLLALRQNNVKRLLAYSSIAHLGYLLVAFLSSGPLATVAIAFYLAAYFVTSLGAFGVIAVLSRAGREPERIDDYRGLFWRRPWVAGVFIAMLLSLAGIPLTAGFIGKFYIVAAGAQSAQWILVFALVANSAIGLFYYLRVFLAIIADPPDEKDPAAALPPVDGTGASILACLVSALVLLGVYPGPFIEWAQRIVSPLVAP
- the nuoM gene encoding NADH-quinone oxidoreductase subunit M, whose translation is MILVWLIAIPMFAGVAAWMAERRGPNAPRWISLAAMAADFVLAAVIWLWPPSTGAWLARFDAPWIPQLGIHINLGVDGLSLLMLLLSAFMGVAAIVASWTEIRERVGFFHFNLMWVLAGIMGVFMALDLFLFFFFWEMMLIPMYFLIALWGHENRVYAAVKFFIFTQLSGLIMLVAIVSLYFHHGRATGQYTFDYTVLMRLGLPPRTALWMFLGFFAAFAVKLPAVPVHNWLPDAHTEAPTAGSVILAGLLLKTGAYGLIRFAMPLFPDGAALVTPVVMGLAVAGILYGAVMAFAQRDLKRLVAYSSVSHMGFVLLGIFAWNTIALQGAVMQMICHGLGTGALFMLVGGLYERVHTRDIRLMGGLWSTAPRMGGVAMFFALASLGLPGLGNFVAEFLVLMGSYREYPYMTGFAAVGLVLGSVYSLWIVLKAFHGPNALQRSIGDLVPREAAIFAALMAALVWLGLYPAPILKTAEPAIQHMQIVGQQAQIHSSIPRSGGGVR